A window of Parambassis ranga chromosome 10, fParRan2.1, whole genome shotgun sequence contains these coding sequences:
- the LOC114443023 gene encoding uncharacterized protein LOC114443023 isoform X2 — MLLIICSLLMFRAGDCTENQIFKTQTVRVGDDVKLTCPLSGLGTFYWLRVVSENVPEILGKTSSLNHFNNRISTEKETGVFVLYIERAEQSDAGVYFCMKTSTQDLTFINRTHLKIEGKKTACASFSIRWDIFYINNGLFFHCSGSGPALTAAPPSDPVRPEDTVTLQCSVLHDSENKTCPADNGVFCFSADSHLNYTEGGDEHENNSTTKKCFYSYFRNFSSSDARTYNCTVTTCKETVSGNKPSAEGSPCDSKDRTILCLLSAALAFSLILIAILLYSIKKLKEKSYMYCGAVALQTNTPEATRGDQENQQTDEDLLVYSTAIFSSRNTSKSGTKEARPAEEESIYTDVKTLGLD, encoded by the exons ATGCTGCTGATAATTTGTTCGCTGTTGATGTTCAGAGCAGGAG attgcACAGAAAATCAGATCTTTAAGACACAAACTGTTCGTGTTGGAGACGATGTGAAACTGACTTGTCCCCTCAGTGGTTTGGGAACCTTCTATTGGTTAAGAGTTGTTTctgaaaatgttcctgaaaTCTTAGGGAAAACATCTAGCTTAAATCACTTTAATAACCGCATCAGCACTGAAAAAGAGACTGGAGTATTTGTTCTGTACATTGAAAGAGCAGAACAAAGTGACGCAGGAGTCTACTTCTGCATGAAAACATCCACACAAGACTTAACATTTATAAATAGAACACACCTTAAAATTGAAGGTAAAAAAACTGCATGTGCCTCATTTTCCATTAGGTGGGACATATTTTATATAAACAATGGATTGTTTTTCCATTGCTCAGGATCAGGACCTGCACTCACTGCAGCCCCTCCATCAGATCCAGTCCGTCCTGAAGACACAGTGACTCTGCAGTGTTCAGTCCTCCACGACTCTGAGAACAAAACATGTCCAGCAGATAACGGCGTGTTCTGTTTCAGCGCTGACTCACATTTAAATTACACTGAAGGTGGAGATGAACATGAAAACAACTCGACAACAAAGAAATGTTTCTACAGCTACTTCAGAAACTTCAGCTCCTCAGACGCTCGGACGTATAACTGCACCGTGACCACATGTAAAGAGACTGTGTCTGGCAACAAACCCAGTGCTGAAG GAAGCCCGTGTGATTCAAAAGACAGAACTATTCTCTGCCTGTTAAGTGCAGCTTTGGCTTTCAGTTTGATTCTTATCGCCATTCTCCTTTATTCAATCAAGAAACTCAAGGAAAAATCATACATGTATTGTGGTG CTGTTGCTCTGCAAACTAATACACCAGAAGCCACTAGAGGTGATCAGGAGAATCAGCAG ACAGATGAGGACTTGCTGGTTTATTCTACAGCGATCTTCAGCAGTAGAAACACCAGCAAATCAGGGACAAAGGAAGCAAGACCTGCAGAAGAAGAGAGCATCTACACTGATGTCAAAACCCTTGGGCTGGATTAA
- the LOC114443023 gene encoding uncharacterized protein LOC114443023 isoform X1 yields MLLIICSLLMFRAGDCTENQIFKTQTVRVGDDVKLTCPLSGLGTFYWLRVVSENVPEILGKTSSLNHFNNRISTEKETGVFVLYIERAEQSDAGVYFCMKTSTQDLTFINRTHLKIEGKKTACASFSIRWDIFYINNGLFFHCSGSGPALTAAPPSDPVRPEDTVTLQCSVLHDSENKTCPADNGVFCFSADSHLNYTEGGDEHENNSTTKKCFYSYFRNFSSSDARTYNCTVTTCKETVSGNKPSAEAGSPCDSKDRTILCLLSAALAFSLILIAILLYSIKKLKEKSYMYCGAVALQTNTPEATRGDQENQQTDEDLLVYSTAIFSSRNTSKSGTKEARPAEEESIYTDVKTLGLD; encoded by the exons ATGCTGCTGATAATTTGTTCGCTGTTGATGTTCAGAGCAGGAG attgcACAGAAAATCAGATCTTTAAGACACAAACTGTTCGTGTTGGAGACGATGTGAAACTGACTTGTCCCCTCAGTGGTTTGGGAACCTTCTATTGGTTAAGAGTTGTTTctgaaaatgttcctgaaaTCTTAGGGAAAACATCTAGCTTAAATCACTTTAATAACCGCATCAGCACTGAAAAAGAGACTGGAGTATTTGTTCTGTACATTGAAAGAGCAGAACAAAGTGACGCAGGAGTCTACTTCTGCATGAAAACATCCACACAAGACTTAACATTTATAAATAGAACACACCTTAAAATTGAAGGTAAAAAAACTGCATGTGCCTCATTTTCCATTAGGTGGGACATATTTTATATAAACAATGGATTGTTTTTCCATTGCTCAGGATCAGGACCTGCACTCACTGCAGCCCCTCCATCAGATCCAGTCCGTCCTGAAGACACAGTGACTCTGCAGTGTTCAGTCCTCCACGACTCTGAGAACAAAACATGTCCAGCAGATAACGGCGTGTTCTGTTTCAGCGCTGACTCACATTTAAATTACACTGAAGGTGGAGATGAACATGAAAACAACTCGACAACAAAGAAATGTTTCTACAGCTACTTCAGAAACTTCAGCTCCTCAGACGCTCGGACGTATAACTGCACCGTGACCACATGTAAAGAGACTGTGTCTGGCAACAAACCCAGTGCTGAAG CAGGAAGCCCGTGTGATTCAAAAGACAGAACTATTCTCTGCCTGTTAAGTGCAGCTTTGGCTTTCAGTTTGATTCTTATCGCCATTCTCCTTTATTCAATCAAGAAACTCAAGGAAAAATCATACATGTATTGTGGTG CTGTTGCTCTGCAAACTAATACACCAGAAGCCACTAGAGGTGATCAGGAGAATCAGCAG ACAGATGAGGACTTGCTGGTTTATTCTACAGCGATCTTCAGCAGTAGAAACACCAGCAAATCAGGGACAAAGGAAGCAAGACCTGCAGAAGAAGAGAGCATCTACACTGATGTCAAAACCCTTGGGCTGGATTAA
- the LOC114443023 gene encoding uncharacterized protein LOC114443023 isoform X3 has product MLLIICSLLMFRAGDCTENQIFKTQTVRVGDDVKLTCPLSGLGTFYWLRVVSENVPEILGKTSSLNHFNNRISTEKETGVFVLYIERAEQSDAGVYFCMKTSTQDLTFINRTHLKIEGSGPALTAAPPSDPVRPEDTVTLQCSVLHDSENKTCPADNGVFCFSADSHLNYTEGGDEHENNSTTKKCFYSYFRNFSSSDARTYNCTVTTCKETVSGNKPSAEAGSPCDSKDRTILCLLSAALAFSLILIAILLYSIKKLKEKSYMYCGAVALQTNTPEATRGDQENQQTDEDLLVYSTAIFSSRNTSKSGTKEARPAEEESIYTDVKTLGLD; this is encoded by the exons ATGCTGCTGATAATTTGTTCGCTGTTGATGTTCAGAGCAGGAG attgcACAGAAAATCAGATCTTTAAGACACAAACTGTTCGTGTTGGAGACGATGTGAAACTGACTTGTCCCCTCAGTGGTTTGGGAACCTTCTATTGGTTAAGAGTTGTTTctgaaaatgttcctgaaaTCTTAGGGAAAACATCTAGCTTAAATCACTTTAATAACCGCATCAGCACTGAAAAAGAGACTGGAGTATTTGTTCTGTACATTGAAAGAGCAGAACAAAGTGACGCAGGAGTCTACTTCTGCATGAAAACATCCACACAAGACTTAACATTTATAAATAGAACACACCTTAAAATTGAAG GATCAGGACCTGCACTCACTGCAGCCCCTCCATCAGATCCAGTCCGTCCTGAAGACACAGTGACTCTGCAGTGTTCAGTCCTCCACGACTCTGAGAACAAAACATGTCCAGCAGATAACGGCGTGTTCTGTTTCAGCGCTGACTCACATTTAAATTACACTGAAGGTGGAGATGAACATGAAAACAACTCGACAACAAAGAAATGTTTCTACAGCTACTTCAGAAACTTCAGCTCCTCAGACGCTCGGACGTATAACTGCACCGTGACCACATGTAAAGAGACTGTGTCTGGCAACAAACCCAGTGCTGAAG CAGGAAGCCCGTGTGATTCAAAAGACAGAACTATTCTCTGCCTGTTAAGTGCAGCTTTGGCTTTCAGTTTGATTCTTATCGCCATTCTCCTTTATTCAATCAAGAAACTCAAGGAAAAATCATACATGTATTGTGGTG CTGTTGCTCTGCAAACTAATACACCAGAAGCCACTAGAGGTGATCAGGAGAATCAGCAG ACAGATGAGGACTTGCTGGTTTATTCTACAGCGATCTTCAGCAGTAGAAACACCAGCAAATCAGGGACAAAGGAAGCAAGACCTGCAGAAGAAGAGAGCATCTACACTGATGTCAAAACCCTTGGGCTGGATTAA
- the LOC114443056 gene encoding signal-regulatory protein beta-2-like, translated as MLIILCLVLMLRAVCTYGLHFEAKTVDIGQNVTLACSRPPSKQGTSLYWIRLISGSWPEVLGETYDFDYDGVNETPHMTTKQEPGTFILKIKKAELTDTGVYYCMKVNSVQLNMEFVTGSFLRVKEPEPDITEVIQVPLSDPVHPGDSVALQCSVLFDSQNKTCPADHRVFWFRAGSGESHPSLLYSDRNSADKCESSPAARSTHRCFYSFSKNVSSSDAGTYYCAVAACGEITFGNGTRLDIEDLSMWDLQKANTALFVSCAALAASLIVRTEESLVYSVATFTKKKGKRKENTRPAGEETVYSRARQL; from the exons ATGCTGATCATATTGTGTTTAGTGCTGATGCTCAGAGCTGTATGTACAT ATGGTCTTCATTTTGAGGCAAAGACAGTTGACATTGGACAAAATGTGACTCTAGCATGTTCCCGTCCTCCATCTAAGCAAGGAACATCTTTGTACTGGATCAGACTCATTTCTGGAAGCTGGCCCGAAGTCTTAGGAGAAACATATGACTTTGATTATGATGGTGTAAATGAGACTCCTcacatgacaacaaaacaagaacctggaacttttattctgaaaattaaaaaagctGAGCTAACTGACACCGGTGTGTACTACTGTATGAAAGTGAATAGTGTACAGCTTAACATGGAATTTGTAACTGGATCATTTCTGAGAGTTAAAG aACCTGAACCTGACATCACTGAAGTCATTCAGGTTCCTCTGTCTGATCCGGTCCATCCAGGAGACTCTGTGGCTCTGCAGTGTTCAGTCCTCTTTGACTCTCAGAATAAAACATGTCCTGCAGATCACAGAGTGTTCTGGTTCAGAGCTGGATCAGGTGAATCTCATCCCAGTTTACTTTATTCTGATAGAAACAGTGCTGATAAATGTGAGAGTAGTCCTGCAGCACGctccacacacagatgtttctaCAGCTTCTCCAAGAACGTCAGCTCCTCAGATGCTGGGACTTACTACTGTGCTGTGGCAGCATGTGGAGAGATCACTTTTGGAAATGGGACAAGACTGGACATTGAAG ATCTCAGCATGTGGGATCTGCAGAAGGCCAACACagctctctttgtgtcttgtgCTGCTTTGGCTGCAAGTCTGATTGTT AGAACTGAGGAGTCGTTGGTTTATTCTGTGGCGACCTTCAccaagaagaaaggaaaaagaaaggagaACACACGACCAGCAGGGGAAGAGACCGTCTACAGCAGAGCCAGGCAGCTATAG
- the LOC114442790 gene encoding immunoglobulin kappa light chain-like, with protein MIRLAALILLSTASLIQTGDASHQISLTVAELSHDVTLHCEVSRKVVRYINWYKQSLGQMPQTVAGGVFGQKSIYEFTNPRFTVTEEESRFSLSIRNVSKEDEATYFCQTATAFSTMFVNGTFLVVNDSNQQKSVFVTQSPKTESVQLGDTATLHCSLLSKETQSNVQCPGEHSVYWFRTGSGGFHPNIIYTQRNSSDEDTGRSCDYRLSKAIRGSADTGTYYCAVVTCGQILLGEGTTVDTRSGLDPVVLVLGGLLACCVTVIILLICGLCKG; from the exons ATGATCAGACTGGCTGCTTTGATTCTTCTTAGTACAGCAT ctctgattCAAACAGGAGACGCTTCTCATCAGATCTCTTTAACTGTGGCTGAACTTAGTCATGATGTTACTTTACACTGTGAAGTCTCTAGAAAAGTTGTCAGATACATTAACTGGTATAAACAGTCTCTTGGACAGATGCCCCAAACTGTTGCTGGTGGAGTTTTTGGACAAAAAAGTATTTATGAATTTACTAACCCAAGGTTCACAGTAACAGAAGAGGAGTCTCGATTTTCTCTGTCTATCAGAAATGTCAGCAAAGAGGATGAAGCAACGTACTTCTGTCAAACTGCAACAGCGTTTTCAACCATGTTTGTTAATGGCACATTCTTGGTTGTGAATG ATTCCAACCAGCagaagtctgtgtttgtgacacaAAGCCCAAAGACTGAGTCTGTGCAGCTGGGAGACACAGCGACTCTCCATTGTTCACTTCTCTCCAAAGAAACCCAATCCAATGTCCAATGTCCAGGTGAACACAGTGTGTACTGGTTCAGAACTGGATCAGGAGGATTTCatccaaacatcatttacactcagaggaacagcagtgatgaagacacGGGGAGAAGCTGTGACTACCGTCTGTCCAAAGCTATAAGAGGCTCTGCTGATACTGGGACATACTACTGTGCTGTGGTCACATGTGGACAGATCCTGCTTGGTGAAGGAACCACAGTGGACACAC GATCAGGATTAGACCCTGTTGTCCTTGTCCTTGGAGGACTGCTGGCTTGCTGTGTTACTGTGATTATCCTCCTTATTTGTGGACTTTGCAAGG GATGA
- the LOC114442349 gene encoding uncharacterized protein LOC114442349 isoform X1, whose amino-acid sequence MLLIICSLLMFRAGDCQKNQIFETKTVRVGDDVKLTCPLSGLGTFYWFKVVSENVPEILGKTSSLNHFNDHIHTEKQPGKFILYIKRAEKGDAGVYFCMKTFTQDLTFINRTHLKIKGSGPALTAAPPSDPVRPEDTVTLQCSVFHDSENKTCPADNGVFCFSTDSHLNYTEGGDEHENNSTTKKCFYSYFRNFSSSDARTYNCTVTTCKETVSGNKPSAEAGCLCDSKDRTVLCLLSAALAFSLILIAILLYSIKKLKEKSYMYCGAVALQTNTPEATRGDQENQQTDEDLPVYATANFSSKNTSKSGKNEARPAEEESIYTDVKTLGLD is encoded by the exons ATGCTGCTGATAATTTGTTCGCTGTTGATGTTCAGAGCAGGAG ATTGTCAGAAAAATCAGATCTTTGAGACAAAAACTGTTCGTGTTGGAGACGATGTGAAACTGACTTGTCCCCTCAGTGGTTTGGGAACCTTCTATTGGTTTAAAGTTGTTTctgaaaatgttcctgaaaTCTTAGGGAAAACATCCAGCTTAAATCACTTTAATGACCACATCCACACTGAAAAACAGCCTGGAAAATTTATTCTGTACATtaaaagagcagaaaaaggTGACGCAGGAGTCTACTTTTGCATGAAAACATTCACACAAGACTTAACATTTATAAATAGAACACACCTTAAAATTAAAG GATCAGGACCTGCACTCACTGCAGCCCCTCCATCAGATCCAGTCCGTCCTGAAGACACAGTGACTTTGCAGTGTTCAGTCTTCCACGACTCTGAGAACAAAACATGTCCAGCAGATAACGGCGTGTTCTGTTTCAGCACTGACTCACATTTAAATTACACTGAAGGTGGAGATGAACATGAAAACAACTCGACAACAAAGAAATGTTTCTACAGCTACTTCAGAAACTTCAGCTCCTCAGATGCTCGGACGTATAACTGCACCGTGACCACATGTAAAGAGACTGTGTCTGGCAACAAACCCAGTGCTGAAG CAGGATGCCTGTGTGATTCAAAAGACAGAACTGTTCTCTGCCTGTTAAGTGCAGCTTTGGCTTTCAGTTTGATTCTTATCGCCATTCTCCTTTATTCAATCAAGAAACTCAAGGAAAAATCATACATGTATTGTGGTG CTGTTGCTCTGCAAACTAATACACCAGAAGCCACTAGAGGTGATCAGGAGAATCAGCAG ACAGATGAGGACTTGCCAGTTTATGCTACAGCAAACTTCAGCAGTAAAAACACCAGCAAATCAGGGAAGAATGAAGCAAGACCTGCAGAAGAAGAGAGCATCTACACTGATGTCAAAACCCTTGGGCTGGATTAA
- the LOC114442349 gene encoding uncharacterized protein LOC114442349 isoform X2, with the protein MLLIICSLLMFRAGDCQKNQIFETKTVRVGDDVKLTCPLSGLGTFYWFKVVSENVPEILGKTSSLNHFNDHIHTEKQPGKFILYIKRAEKGDAGVYFCMKTFTQDLTFINRTHLKIKGSGPALTAAPPSDPVRPEDTVTLQCSVFHDSENKTCPADNGVFCFSTDSHLNYTEGGDEHENNSTTKKCFYSYFRNFSSSDARTYNCTVTTCKETVSGNKPSAEGCLCDSKDRTVLCLLSAALAFSLILIAILLYSIKKLKEKSYMYCGAVALQTNTPEATRGDQENQQTDEDLPVYATANFSSKNTSKSGKNEARPAEEESIYTDVKTLGLD; encoded by the exons ATGCTGCTGATAATTTGTTCGCTGTTGATGTTCAGAGCAGGAG ATTGTCAGAAAAATCAGATCTTTGAGACAAAAACTGTTCGTGTTGGAGACGATGTGAAACTGACTTGTCCCCTCAGTGGTTTGGGAACCTTCTATTGGTTTAAAGTTGTTTctgaaaatgttcctgaaaTCTTAGGGAAAACATCCAGCTTAAATCACTTTAATGACCACATCCACACTGAAAAACAGCCTGGAAAATTTATTCTGTACATtaaaagagcagaaaaaggTGACGCAGGAGTCTACTTTTGCATGAAAACATTCACACAAGACTTAACATTTATAAATAGAACACACCTTAAAATTAAAG GATCAGGACCTGCACTCACTGCAGCCCCTCCATCAGATCCAGTCCGTCCTGAAGACACAGTGACTTTGCAGTGTTCAGTCTTCCACGACTCTGAGAACAAAACATGTCCAGCAGATAACGGCGTGTTCTGTTTCAGCACTGACTCACATTTAAATTACACTGAAGGTGGAGATGAACATGAAAACAACTCGACAACAAAGAAATGTTTCTACAGCTACTTCAGAAACTTCAGCTCCTCAGATGCTCGGACGTATAACTGCACCGTGACCACATGTAAAGAGACTGTGTCTGGCAACAAACCCAGTGCTGAAG GATGCCTGTGTGATTCAAAAGACAGAACTGTTCTCTGCCTGTTAAGTGCAGCTTTGGCTTTCAGTTTGATTCTTATCGCCATTCTCCTTTATTCAATCAAGAAACTCAAGGAAAAATCATACATGTATTGTGGTG CTGTTGCTCTGCAAACTAATACACCAGAAGCCACTAGAGGTGATCAGGAGAATCAGCAG ACAGATGAGGACTTGCCAGTTTATGCTACAGCAAACTTCAGCAGTAAAAACACCAGCAAATCAGGGAAGAATGAAGCAAGACCTGCAGAAGAAGAGAGCATCTACACTGATGTCAAAACCCTTGGGCTGGATTAA